A genomic region of Glycine max cultivar Williams 82 chromosome 15, Glycine_max_v4.0, whole genome shotgun sequence contains the following coding sequences:
- the LOC100813865 gene encoding F-box protein CPR1 yields MSDHLPREVLTEILSRLPVRSLLRFRSTSKSWKSLIDSQHLNWLHLTRSLTLTSNTSLILRVDSDLYQTNFPTLDPPVSLNHPLMCYSNSITLLGSCNGLLCISNVADDIAFWNPSLRQHRILPYLPVPRRRHPDTTLFAARVCGFGFDHKTRDYKLVRISYFVDLHDRSFDSQVKLYTLRANAWKTLPSLPYALCCARTMGVFVGNSLHWVVTRKLEPDQPDLIIAFDLTHDIFRELPLPDTGGVDGGFEIDLALLGGSLCMTVNFHKTRIDVWVMREYNRRDSWCKVFTLEESREMRSLKCVRPLGYSSDGNKVLLEHDRKRLFWYDLEKKEVALVKIQGLPNLNEAMICLGTLVPPYFLPRQICRKPRALGCERPRKTRDDFLSQGFKLTL; encoded by the exons ATGTCGGATCATCTTCCGCGCGAAGTGCTAACCGAAATCCTCTCCCGGTTACCGGTCAGATCCCTACTGAGATTCCGGTCAACGTCCAAGTCATGGAAGTCCTTAATCGACAGCCAGCACTTGAACTGGCTTCATCTGACTAGATCCCTGACCTTAACCTCCAACACGAGCCTCATCCTCCGTGTGGACTCCGATCTATACCAGACCAATTTCCCAACCCTAGACCCTCCCGTATCCCTTAACCACCCTCTCATGTGCTACAGCAACAGCATAACCCTCCTCGGTTCCTGCAACGGCCTTCTCTGTATATCCAACGTCGCCGACGACATCGCCTTTTGGAACCCCTCCCTCCGCCAACACCGTATTCTTCCTTACCTCCCTGTCCCCCGCCGCCGTCACCCCGACACGACGCTCTTTGCCGCCCGCGTCTGCGGCTTCGGCTTCGACCATAAAACTCGCGACTACAAGCTCGTCCGCATCTCTTATTTCGTCGACCTTCATGACCGCTCCTTCGACTCCCAGGTCAAGCTCTACACGCTCCGCGCCAACGCCTGGAAGACACTTCCCAGCTTGCCCTACGCGCTCTGCTGCGCCCGTACCATGGGCGTCTTCGTCGGAAACTCCCTCCACTGGGTCGTCACGCGCAAACTCGAACCCGACCAACCCGATCTCATCATCGCCTTCGATCTCACCCACGACATCTTCCGCGAGCTCCCGCTTCCTGACACCGGAGGTGTCGACGGCGGGTTCGAGATCGACCTGGCGCTGTTAGGTGGTTCCCTCTGCATGACCGTGAACTTTCACAAAACGAGAATCGACGTTTGGGTGATGAGGGAGTATAACCGTAGAGACAGTTGGTGTAAGGTGTTCACGCTCGAGGAGTCGCGTGAGATGAGATCGTTGAAATGCGTGAGGCCGTTGGGCTACTCGAGCGATGGGAACAAGGTTCTGTTGGAACACGACAGGAAGAGGCTGTTTTGGTATGACCTGGAAAAGAAAGAGGTTGCCCTTGTTAAAATTCAGGGTTTGCCTAATTTAAATGAAGCCATGATTTGTTTGGGAACCCTCGTACCACCATACTTCTTACCTCGTCAAATTTGTAGGAAGCCGCGTGCTTTAGGATGCGAACGTCCCAGGAAGACGAG GGATGACTTCCTGTCGCAGGGTTTCAAATTGACATTATGA